From a region of the Danio aesculapii chromosome 4, fDanAes4.1, whole genome shotgun sequence genome:
- the LOC130223511 gene encoding basic salivary proline-rich protein 2-like, protein MAPQPSTLNREMAPPPSTINSEMAPPPITLNQQMAPPPNTVNHEMAPPNSTLNSEMAPPASTLNSEKAPPPSTLNREMAPQSSTLKRQMAHPPSKPNWQMGPPPSTVNRERAPPPNTLNQQMAPPPSTLNREIAPPPSTLNWQMGPPTSTVNREMAPPPNTLNQQMAPPPSTLNRKMAAPPSILNQQIAPPPSTLNREMAPPPSTLNCEMAPPPSTLNSEMAPPPSTLNSEMAPPPSTLNSEMASPPSTINSEMAPPPSTLNQQMAPPPSTVNREMAPPSSTLNHEMAPPPSTLNSEMAPPASTLNREMATPPSTLNRQMAPPPCTLNQQMAPPSSTLNRQMAPPPSTLNQQMAPPPSTLNRQMAPSPSTLNSEMAPPPSTRNSVMAPPPITLYWQMAPPPSTLNRQMVPPPSTLNRQMAPPPSTLN, encoded by the coding sequence ATGGCACCTCAACCTAGCACTCTAAACCGTGAAATGGCACCTCCACCTAGCACTATAAACAGTGAAATGGCACCTCCACCTATCACTCTAAACCAGCAAATGGCACCTCCACCTAACACTGTAAACCATGAGATGGCACCTCCAAATAGCACTCTTAACAGTGAGATGGCACCTCCAGCTAGCACTCTAAACAGTGAGAAGGCACCTCCACCTAGCACTTTAAACCGTGAGATGGCACCTCAATCTAGCACTCTAAAGCGGCAAATGGCACATCCACCTAGCAAGCCAAACTGGCAGATGGGACCTCCACCTAGCACTGTAAATCGTGAGAGGGCACCTCCACCTAACACTCTAAACCAGCAAATGGCACCTCCACCTAGCACTCTAAACCGTGAGATAGCACCTCCACCTAGCACGCTAAACTGGCAGATGGGACCTCCAACTAGCACTGTAAATCGTGAGATGGCACCTCCACCTAACACTCTAAACCAGCAAATGGCACCTCCACCTAGCACTCTAAACCGTAAGATGGCAGCTCCACCTAGCATTCTAAACCAGCAAATAGCACCTCCACCTAGCACTCTAAACCGTGAGATGGCACCTCCACCTAGCACTCTAAACTGTGAGATGGCACCTCCACCTAGCACTCTAAACAGTGAGATGGCACCTCCACCTAGCACTCTAAACAGTGAGATGGCACCTCCACCTAGCACTCTAAACAGTGAGATGGCATCTCCACCTAGCACTATAAACAGTGAAATGGCACCTCCACCTAGCACTCTAAACCAGCAAATGGCACCTCCACCTAGCACTGTAAACCGTGAGATGGCACCTCCATCTAGCACTCTAAACCATGAGATGGCACCTCCACCTAGCACTCTTAACAGTGAGATGGCACCTCCAGCTAGCACTTTAAACCGTGAGATGGCAACTCCACCTAGCACTCTAAATCGGCAAATGGCACCTCCACCTTGCACTCTAAACCAGCAAATGGCACCTCCATCTAGCACTCTAAACCGGCAGATGGCACCTCCACCTAGCACTCTAAACCAGCAAATGGCACCTCCACCTAGCACTCTAAATCGGCAAATGGCACCTTCACCTAGCACTCTAAACAGTGAGATGGCACCTCCACCTAGCACTCGAAACAGTGTGATGGCACCTCCACCTATCACTCTATACTGGCAGATGGCACCTCCACCTAGCACTCTAAATCGGCAAATGGTACCTCCACCTAGCACTCTAAACCGGCAAATGGCACCTCCACCTAGCACTCTAAACTAG